The genomic stretch AAGAGCTATACATATAGAAGCTTCTACAAGCCCGTCTTTTCTATAACACAGTATAAGAAAAAATCTTTGATCCACGCGGCGCGCACATACATCATGTTGAACGGTGTAAAGGGCATAAACTGCAGGTTCGATGTGATCGCGACCTACAAAGACCGTAAAGGAGAACAGAAGACCGAGCATTTTAAGAATGCTTTCGAGATCAATTAAAGGAGGAATATTATGTTTGTCAAGATCAAAAGCGCAGCTTTCCTGGGATTAAAAAGTTATCTGGTAGATGTCGAAGTCGATTCAAGCCACGGACTGCCCGGACAGTCGATCGTCGGGCTTCCGGATGCGGCAGTAAAAGAGAGCCGCGACAGGGTCAAAGCGGCGATCAATAATTCCGGTTTTGAATTTCCCGGCGGTTATTTTACGATCAATCTTGCTCCTGCCGATATAAGAAAAGAAGGGCCGATGTATGACCTTCCGATCGCGCTCGGTGTCCTCCTTGCTTCAGAGCAGATAGGCTCAAAGATGCTCGAAGATACCGCTGTTTTCGGAGAACTTTCTTTGGACGGAAATGTCAGGCCGGTCGAGGGGATGCTTCCGATGTGCTGCGCCTTGAAAGAGGGAAACATCAAAAGAGCGATAGTCCCGAAAGAGAATGCAGATGAAGCAGCTCTTGTAGAACAACTTGAGGTCATTCCCGTTGACTGCGTCAATTCAGCCATTGATTTTTTGTCGGGCAATAAAGAGATAAAGGCACACAAGGTAGACCTTGAGGCTTTGTTTTCAAAACAAGCAGAATACGACTGTGATTTTTCAGAGGTCAAAGGCCAGTTCCATGCGAAAAGAGCGCTTGAGGTCGCGGCAGCCGGAGGCCATAACATCCTTTTATCCGGTCCTCCGGGCTCAGGCAAGACCATGCTTGCGAGAAGGCTTCCTTCCATACTTCCCCCGCTTTCGCTGGCAGAAGCACTCGAGGTAACTAAGATCTACAGTATCAGCGGCATGCTTCCATCAAGGAACTCCCTGATAACCAGAAGACCGTTCAGAAGCCCGCACCACACTACATCAGATATCGGGATAACCGGAGGCGGAAGGATACCACGTCCCGGGGAGATCACTCTGTCACATCACGGAATTTTGTTCATGGATGAGTTCCCGGAGTTCGGCAGGGAAGTACTTGAGGTCTTAAGGCAGCCGCTTGAGGACGGGGATATTTCTATCTGCAGGGCGGCTACGTCAATAACATATCCGGCGCAGTTCATGCTGGTCGCTGCGATGAACCCATGTCCCTGCGGCAATTTTGGGGACCCGACAACAGAGTGTACATGTCCTCCTTTTAAGATACAAAGATACCTTCAAAAACTGTCCGGACCGCTCCTGGACAGGATAGATATCCATGTGAATGTTCCGAGGTTGAAAAAGGAAGAGCTCATCTCTTACCCTTCGGGAGAAGCGTCTTCTTCGATCAGGGAAAGGGTGTCAATGGCCAGGAAAATCCAGCAGGAAAGATTCTCCGGCACAAAAATATCTTCGAACGCCAAGATGACGTCAAAATACGTGAAGAAATACTGCATCCTTGACGAAGAAGCTGAAGAATTGATGAAAAAGGCTATTTTGCATTTCAGATTGACAGGCAGGTCGTATGATAAGATCCTCAAGATTTCGCGGACAATAGCCGACCTCGAGACAAGCGAACAAATATCCGCCAGACATATTGCCGAAGCGGTGCAGTATAGGGATGGGAATTTCTCAGGGATATTGTAGAAAATATGAAAATCCCCCTAAAAAATCCCTGATCCAATATTGACAAAAATTACTTCATCATATAAACTATTTAATAGGTAAACATATTCCATGAACACAGGCGAACTGAACGACTTCATAGAAAAGTTCGAAAGCTGCATGTCAGTCATAACAAAGGGCTTCCACGGCGGTGGATTCTCGGAAATAAACGATATCGATATAACAATACCGCAGTTCGTTGCGCTGAACATTATCGCCAAAAAGGAATGTCCCAAGATGTCAGACCTCAGCGCCGAGCTCGGAGTGACGCTCGGCAACATGACCATGATGATAGACAGGCTGATAAAGGAGGACTTTGTCGAAAGAAAAGGGGACCCTGAGGACAGGCGCATCGTAAGGGTTTGTCTTAATCAGAAAGGGAAGAACCTTATAAAAAAAGCCAAAGAACATAAAATGGACAGTATGGCCAGAATTTTCGGCAAAATGTCCGAAGGCGACAGGAAATCCCTTCTGCACATCATAGAAAAATTGACCGGCGCGATAAGACAGGAACAAGAAAGGGGATAAAAGATGAAAACAAAAAGAATTGTCTGGATAATACTGGTACTGCTGGTTCTTCTTCTTTTTTACAGGGCATGCACAAGGATAAGGAGCGCGAAAAAGCTCGAGACCGGGCGCATCATTCCGGTAACCGTCACAACCCCCAAGATAGGTACCATAGAGAATATATTGACCCTGACAGGCGACATAAAAGGCGAGTCCGAGGTCAGCGTAAGGCCCAGGATCGCGGGCAGAGTGGAAGAGATCTTTGTAAAAGAGGGCGACCATGTCAGCAAAGGCGATGTTTTGCTCTCATTTCTGGCGGGGATAAAAGAGGACGATCCCATATATGAGGACATGGTAGTCCGTGCCCCTATATCGGGATTTATCGGAATGCAGCTCGTAAAGATAGGCGACCAGGTGATCAGCTCGGTAGGAACCAATAACCCTGTTTTTGTCATCTACGGCATTGATAATGTAAAGATATATGCCAATGTGCCGGAAAAATTCTATACTCTTGTTTCAAAAGGGACACCTGCCATGATATACCCTGATGCGCTTCCCGGAAAAGTGTTCAGAGGTTCGGTCAGCAGGATAAGACCGGTGATCGATCCAAGCACGCGGACCATCCAGGTTGAGATAATCATTCCCAATACTTCCTATATAATAAGGCCGGGAATGTTCGCGAAAGTGGACCTTATTCTCCAGAAAAAATCTAATGTGATGATAATCCCGTCGGATGCAGTCCTTAATAACGAGGAAGATTATGTTTTTACCGCCGATAACGGTCATGCCATGAAAAAAAATGTCGTCAAAGGGATCGAAAGCGAGAATGAATTAGAGATAAAAAGCGGTCTTTTACAGACCGACAAAGTGATCATAAACGGCCAGAGGATCGTTACGGAAGGATCGACCATCGAGGTCAAATAATGATAAAGAATTTTGTCACAAGGCCGCTTTTTACCTTCTCGATATTTATAGTCCTTATAATATTCGGGGTCTTAAGTTATTCCCGTCTGCCGCTTGATTTTCTCCCTAACATATCACTCCCGACGCTGACGATCATCACACCTTATCCCGGAGCAAGCGCGGACGATATTGAAATAACGGTCTCAAAGGTAATAGAGGATTCAGTTGCCACCGTTACGAACATCGACAAGATCACTTCCAACAGCATGGAGAACATCTCTATCGTGACGATCAATTTCAAATGGGGATCTGATATCGATGCGGCTGCGGCTGATGTAAGGGACAAGATGGACCTGATAAACGCAAAGCTCCCGAAAGATGTCCAGCCGTCAACAATATATAAATTCGATACATCACAGATCCCGATCCTGATCATGGGTGTTTCAGCGGATCAGTCATATAAAGGGTTGTACGACTTAGCGGACAAAAAAATCACAAACCTGATGAAAAGGGTGCAGGGTGTCGGCACCGTCACGATCCTCGGTGGTCTGCAGAGGCAGATCAACGTGGATGTCGACAGGACAAGACTGGAAGCCTACCACCTTTCTATCGGGCAGGTCAACCTGGCACTCCAGGCTGCGAACCTTTCCATGCCTGCCGGCAGCATCAAATCAACGGAACTCGAATACGGGATAAGGATCCCCGGAGAATATTCGAACATGGACGAGATATCGAAGACAGTGATCGGGAGTTACCAGGGCAAGAGTATTTTTATTTCCGACATAGCAAGAGTTACGGATTCATTCAAAGAGCCGGATAATATGACCGAGGTGGACCAAAAGCCGGGAATAATGCTGATGGTCCAGAAGCAATCCGGTGCAAATACCGTGCAGGTCACCCAGGCGCTCCGGAAAGAAATAGTCAGGATGCAGGATGAACTCCCGCCGGACATTAAATTCAGTTATGTGCAGGACACTTCCGAATATATTTCCAGGTCAATAAACGAATTGACCAAAACATTGTACTGGTCCTTCCTGTTTGTCGTGCTGACGGTCCTATTCTTCTTAAGGAACGTAAGAGGTTCCCTGATCGTATCACTGGCCATCCCGATGTCCATAATTGCCGCGTTCATTTATATGTTCTATACAGGAGCTTCAATAAATATAATTTCGCTTGCGTCCATCATCATTTCCATAGGTGTGGTGGTGGATGATGCGATCGTGGTCATGGAAAATATTTACAGGCACATGGAAAAAAAACATGAAGCTCCGGTCGAGGCTGCAATTTACGGCGGGGGAGAAGTGTCAGGCGCCGTTATCGCTTCCACAACGACCAACCTTGCCATATTCATCCCGTTACTCCTTGTCCAGGGTTTCATCGGGATATTTTTCAACCAATTATCCATTATCACGATAGTAGTGATATCGATGTCGCTTTTTACGGCAATGACTTTGACCCCGATGCTTTCGTCCAAGCTTCTTGAGATAAAAAAAGAAGGAGAGAACAAGAAGAACTTCTTTTCGGACATCCATGACAGAAGCGAAGAAGCCTTTAATTTTATCGAGGAACAATACAAAAAGATCCTTAGTTGGTCCCTCAACAACAGAAAAAGGGTCGTCATCATCTGCTCCCTGATATTTTTTCTGAGCATGCCGCTGTTCCTGGTGGTGGGGACTGAATTCTTTCCCGACCAGGATAACGGTCTTGCGACCGCGACAGTGGAGCTTGCCGCGGGTTCTAAGTTTGAGCGTACTGCTGAAATCATGAGAAAAATCGAGGCGGAGGTAAAACGCCAGGTGCCGGAACTCGAGTTCATTCTTATCACTGCCGGGTCAAGCCAGAGGGTCAGCCTCACGAACGATTCCGGACCCAATAAAGGCAAGATCTATCTTAAGCTGGTCCCGATGGACAAGAGAAAAAGATCGCTTAAAGAGATACAAAGACAGGTAGCCGGTATTGCCATGTCGATCCCCGGCCTCAAGAATATTACTTTTGCCGCAGCCGGGGCAAACGCGCTTGGCGGAGCGAATAAACCGGTCACAGTTGAAATATACGGGAATAATTTTGATGTAATGGACCAGGTTACTTCAGATCTCAAGCAAAAGTTCGATAGAATACCGGGTATTGTCGACCCGTCACTTTCAAGAGAAAAGACTAATCCGGAATACGCCCTGAAGATCGACCGGGAAAAAGCCTCGGATTTCGGGCTTACGATGTATGATGTGGCGATGGCAGCCAGGCAGTATATTTACGGGAACACCTCCACAAAATACCGTGAGCAGGGGGATGAATACGATATCTTTGTCAGGCTTGACGAGGACAGCAGAAAGTCGATCGACGATATAAAGAATGTTTATGTGACCAACAGGATGGGGCAGAATATTTCTTTGGGTAACATTGCGACTGTGGAGCTGCGCAACGGGCCTCAGGTGATCGAGAGGAAGAACCAGCAAAGATATGAAAGATATGAAGCGGATTATTTCGGCAGGCCTCTCGGAGATATAATAAGGGACGTCAGCAGGATAATATCAAAGACGAGTATTCCGGCCGATGTCACGGTAAAGATAACCGGCAATGCCGAACAAATGGCAGAAAGCTTTAAATCTCTGTTCATAGCCCTTATTTTAGGAATATCCCTGATCTACCTTGTCATGGTCGCGCAGTTTGAATCTTTCCTCGAACCTTTCATTATCATGTTCGCAATCCCGTTCGCGCTTGTCGGGGTCGTCTGGGCCCTCTTTTTGACGGGCTTGCCGTTCGGAGTGATGCCTTTTATAGGCCTGATAATGGTGGTCGGTGTCGCCGTAAAAAATTCAATAGTCCTTGTAGATTATACGAATATACTCAGGGAAAGAGGCATAGAAATAAAGGAATCGATCCTTGAAGCGGGAAAAACAAGGCTTCGTCCGATCCTGATGACCTCATGCACCGCAATATTAGGTCTGCTCCCAATTGTTTTCGGAACAGGAGAAGGTTCGGGCTTTTGGAAGAATATGTCAATCGCCGTTCTTGGAGGTCTGATTGTGTCGGCGACGATAAGTCTTGTTTTCGTTCCCACGTTCTACTTCATTGTAGAAAGCCGGTTCAAGGACAAAGGCGCTGGAGGAGGAAAATAAAATGAAAGGATTATTTATTGTTTATGCGCCGGCCATAGAGAACAATGTACTGGAAATAATGAATAAGTCAGGGATAAAGCATTACACGAAATTCCCTTACCTGCACGGCATCGGCGGTCATTCAGAGCGGCATCTTGATACGCATGTCTGGCCGGGCTCAAATTCCGCAGTGCTGGCGGTAGTTGATGAAACCGCTGCTTCAAATGTCCTGCCGGGATTAAAAAAGATAAAGGAAGAATTCCTCGACGAAGGGTTGAAAGTTTTTGTTGTCCCGATGGAGGTGGCGATATGAAGTCCGGATCAGGGAAAATCAAGGCATCAAATTTGCGGAGCGTAAAAACATTCCGGACTTCTATTTTGACCGCCTGTTTTATGCTTGGAGCGTGCAATATATCTTTTGCCGTCGAGCTCGACTTGCAACAATCAATAGATCTTGCATACTCGAAGAACCCGGCAATAATTAACGCCCAGGAAAAGGTCAATATCGCTTCCGCCAAAATGGGGCAGGCCGGTTCTTATCTTCTTCCGTCACTTAATCTAAGCGCGAGCAAAGGACAGAATTATGTCCAGCCTATGGTCATCCAGCTGCCTTCGCAGTTCGGAGGCGGGTCTATCACCGCAGGTCCTGACGAAGCCGCGAAAACCAGTTCGTACAGCCTGACAGCCCAGCAGGTCCTGTTCGCAGGCGGAAGGGTCGTCACAAACATGTCGATCGCAAAATCCCAGTACGATTCTGCAGGTCAGGACCTCAGGAAGGCGCAACAAGATACTTCATACAATGTCACATCCGCATATTTTGAAGTGCTTAAGGAAAAAAAATATTTAGAGATCATGACAAATTCCGTGGAGAACCTGAAAAGGAACTCAAGGATAACGGAGGTCCTTTATAATTCAGGCATAGCGCCCGTCTCAGACCTTATCAGGATGAAATCGGCGGTGGCTAACCAGGAGGTCATGAAGATGCAGGTCCAGATGCTCTATGACCTGTCAAAGCTTTCTTTCCAGGCCGCCATCGGCGAAAAGTTCGCGGAAGATTTCGACCTGAAGGAAGAAGCTCTTCCGGGTGTACAGGGACCTGTGCCGGCGCTGGATTCATTGCTGAACAAGGCTTATGTTAGCAGGCCGGATTTCAGGTCGTTCGAGATAGGGATCGATATTTCACGCAATGTGGTGGCTTTTTCCTACGGCACCTATTTGCCCAGCATACTATACCAGTATTCCTTCGGCAGATCAGCAAGCGAATATCAGACCAATAAGACATGGAGCAACGATCTGGCTAACTGGAGATCGATGTTCGTCACGCAATGGGAGATCTTTAACGGCTTC from Candidatus Saganbacteria bacterium encodes the following:
- a CDS encoding YraN family protein, coding for MGIESKILGNIGEDLACGLLIEMGWKVIERNFRSNHGEIDIIAKDEDILVFVEVKSYTYRSFYKPVFSITQYKKKSLIHAARTYIMLNGVKGINCRFDVIATYKDRKGEQKTEHFKNAFEIN
- a CDS encoding YifB family Mg chelatase-like AAA ATPase encodes the protein MFVKIKSAAFLGLKSYLVDVEVDSSHGLPGQSIVGLPDAAVKESRDRVKAAINNSGFEFPGGYFTINLAPADIRKEGPMYDLPIALGVLLASEQIGSKMLEDTAVFGELSLDGNVRPVEGMLPMCCALKEGNIKRAIVPKENADEAALVEQLEVIPVDCVNSAIDFLSGNKEIKAHKVDLEALFSKQAEYDCDFSEVKGQFHAKRALEVAAAGGHNILLSGPPGSGKTMLARRLPSILPPLSLAEALEVTKIYSISGMLPSRNSLITRRPFRSPHHTTSDIGITGGGRIPRPGEITLSHHGILFMDEFPEFGREVLEVLRQPLEDGDISICRAATSITYPAQFMLVAAMNPCPCGNFGDPTTECTCPPFKIQRYLQKLSGPLLDRIDIHVNVPRLKKEELISYPSGEASSSIRERVSMARKIQQERFSGTKISSNAKMTSKYVKKYCILDEEAEELMKKAILHFRLTGRSYDKILKISRTIADLETSEQISARHIAEAVQYRDGNFSGIL
- a CDS encoding MarR family transcriptional regulator, with protein sequence MNTGELNDFIEKFESCMSVITKGFHGGGFSEINDIDITIPQFVALNIIAKKECPKMSDLSAELGVTLGNMTMMIDRLIKEDFVERKGDPEDRRIVRVCLNQKGKNLIKKAKEHKMDSMARIFGKMSEGDRKSLLHIIEKLTGAIRQEQERG
- a CDS encoding efflux RND transporter periplasmic adaptor subunit, which codes for MKTKRIVWIILVLLVLLLFYRACTRIRSAKKLETGRIIPVTVTTPKIGTIENILTLTGDIKGESEVSVRPRIAGRVEEIFVKEGDHVSKGDVLLSFLAGIKEDDPIYEDMVVRAPISGFIGMQLVKIGDQVISSVGTNNPVFVIYGIDNVKIYANVPEKFYTLVSKGTPAMIYPDALPGKVFRGSVSRIRPVIDPSTRTIQVEIIIPNTSYIIRPGMFAKVDLILQKKSNVMIIPSDAVLNNEEDYVFTADNGHAMKKNVVKGIESENELEIKSGLLQTDKVIINGQRIVTEGSTIEVK
- a CDS encoding efflux RND transporter permease subunit, whose protein sequence is MIKNFVTRPLFTFSIFIVLIIFGVLSYSRLPLDFLPNISLPTLTIITPYPGASADDIEITVSKVIEDSVATVTNIDKITSNSMENISIVTINFKWGSDIDAAAADVRDKMDLINAKLPKDVQPSTIYKFDTSQIPILIMGVSADQSYKGLYDLADKKITNLMKRVQGVGTVTILGGLQRQINVDVDRTRLEAYHLSIGQVNLALQAANLSMPAGSIKSTELEYGIRIPGEYSNMDEISKTVIGSYQGKSIFISDIARVTDSFKEPDNMTEVDQKPGIMLMVQKQSGANTVQVTQALRKEIVRMQDELPPDIKFSYVQDTSEYISRSINELTKTLYWSFLFVVLTVLFFLRNVRGSLIVSLAIPMSIIAAFIYMFYTGASINIISLASIIISIGVVVDDAIVVMENIYRHMEKKHEAPVEAAIYGGGEVSGAVIASTTTNLAIFIPLLLVQGFIGIFFNQLSIITIVVISMSLFTAMTLTPMLSSKLLEIKKEGENKKNFFSDIHDRSEEAFNFIEEQYKKILSWSLNNRKRVVIICSLIFFLSMPLFLVVGTEFFPDQDNGLATATVELAAGSKFERTAEIMRKIEAEVKRQVPELEFILITAGSSQRVSLTNDSGPNKGKIYLKLVPMDKRKRSLKEIQRQVAGIAMSIPGLKNITFAAAGANALGGANKPVTVEIYGNNFDVMDQVTSDLKQKFDRIPGIVDPSLSREKTNPEYALKIDREKASDFGLTMYDVAMAARQYIYGNTSTKYREQGDEYDIFVRLDEDSRKSIDDIKNVYVTNRMGQNISLGNIATVELRNGPQVIERKNQQRYERYEADYFGRPLGDIIRDVSRIISKTSIPADVTVKITGNAEQMAESFKSLFIALILGISLIYLVMVAQFESFLEPFIIMFAIPFALVGVVWALFLTGLPFGVMPFIGLIMVVGVAVKNSIVLVDYTNILRERGIEIKESILEAGKTRLRPILMTSCTAILGLLPIVFGTGEGSGFWKNMSIAVLGGLIVSATISLVFVPTFYFIVESRFKDKGAGGGK
- a CDS encoding TolC family protein, with product MKSGSGKIKASNLRSVKTFRTSILTACFMLGACNISFAVELDLQQSIDLAYSKNPAIINAQEKVNIASAKMGQAGSYLLPSLNLSASKGQNYVQPMVIQLPSQFGGGSITAGPDEAAKTSSYSLTAQQVLFAGGRVVTNMSIAKSQYDSAGQDLRKAQQDTSYNVTSAYFEVLKEKKYLEIMTNSVENLKRNSRITEVLYNSGIAPVSDLIRMKSAVANQEVMKMQVQMLYDLSKLSFQAAIGEKFAEDFDLKEEALPGVQGPVPALDSLLNKAYVSRPDFRSFEIGIDISRNVVAFSYGTYLPSILYQYSFGRSASEYQTNKTWSNDLANWRSMFVTQWEIFNGFNTQNKIREAYATLNSMKAQEQSVRDSVTIDVTASLLTLNSTIEKVKAARIASDLSDRALKSVEAAYKSNITTQQAYLDAQNAYSLSMLNYWAARYELEVSKARLNKSVGDKVI